A section of the Streptomyces sp. SCL15-4 genome encodes:
- a CDS encoding zinc-dependent alcohol dehydrogenase, giving the protein MRRYELAGRRDIRLATGVPVPEPGPLEVLVRVRACTVCNRSDLAYYHYHGLREHCSQGCFGHEIAGTVEAVGPGVTRVAPGRRVFVRTPLTSGYADYALAREISVGALPDTVPFAQGALLQLLPLAVHATRGVRLGDRVVVVGQGPVGLMALRMAALRGAAEITAVDLDDWRLERSSRLGADAVRRVDGSRDQLLGVGAAFDVAVDAVGTPTTLNACVDLVRQNGLVVMLGTHHIDTRVTVDLVTWERKGIRVHSSAEPLDTARAEALATAERLARSRELHLPELLTHTYSLEELPKAMERLSASRVLYPDAEQAPYDGPPPRTLKVAIVP; this is encoded by the coding sequence ATGCGACGGTATGAACTGGCCGGCCGGCGCGACATCCGCCTGGCCACCGGTGTGCCGGTGCCGGAGCCCGGGCCGCTGGAGGTCCTGGTCCGGGTGCGGGCGTGCACCGTCTGCAACCGCAGCGACCTCGCCTACTACCACTACCACGGGCTGCGCGAGCACTGCTCCCAGGGCTGCTTCGGCCACGAGATCGCCGGCACGGTGGAGGCCGTCGGACCGGGCGTGACCCGGGTGGCCCCGGGCCGGCGCGTGTTCGTCCGTACACCGCTGACCTCCGGGTACGCCGACTACGCGCTCGCCCGGGAGATCTCCGTGGGCGCGCTGCCGGACACGGTGCCCTTCGCGCAGGGGGCCCTGCTGCAACTGCTGCCGCTGGCCGTCCACGCCACCCGCGGGGTGCGGCTCGGCGACCGGGTGGTGGTGGTCGGGCAGGGCCCGGTGGGCCTGATGGCACTGCGGATGGCGGCCCTGCGCGGGGCCGCGGAGATCACGGCCGTCGACCTGGACGACTGGCGGCTGGAGCGCTCCTCGCGCCTCGGTGCCGACGCGGTGCGCCGTGTCGACGGCAGCCGCGACCAGCTGCTCGGCGTCGGAGCCGCGTTCGACGTGGCCGTGGACGCCGTGGGCACCCCGACCACGCTCAACGCGTGCGTGGACCTGGTACGCCAGAACGGGCTCGTGGTCATGCTCGGCACCCACCACATCGACACCCGGGTCACCGTGGACCTGGTGACCTGGGAGCGCAAGGGCATCCGGGTGCACAGCTCCGCCGAACCCCTCGACACCGCGCGGGCCGAGGCCCTGGCGACCGCCGAACGCCTCGCCCGCAGCCGGGAGCTGCACCTGCCCGAGCTGCTCACCCACACCTACTCCCTGGAGGAGCTGCCCAAGGCGATGGAGCGGCTGTCGGCCAGCCGCGTCCTCTACCCGGACGCGGAGCAGGCCCCCTACGACGGCCCGCCGCCCCGCACGCTCAAGGTGGCGATCGTCCCGTGA
- a CDS encoding RES family NAD+ phosphorylase: MPNVPPPAALPGTPTKVTLPEGTALFRVHASALAGTAFNPVPADRLYGGGRFDATEARPYTYLYAGLAPAAAVCESLLRSVPFAADGGPRVLPRTGTVRKRCTFLRLVADVTVVSLMSGADLAAVGQDSWLVQAEAAEYPWTRNWGHWIRDRTEPWAQGFVWPSKREPADRVVILFGDRCAPDTVAESEPAVDFGTADGEDWLNSVLAPYHARVAP; encoded by the coding sequence GTGCCGAACGTCCCTCCGCCGGCCGCGCTGCCCGGCACACCCACGAAGGTGACGCTCCCCGAGGGCACCGCGCTGTTCCGGGTGCACGCCTCGGCCCTCGCCGGCACCGCGTTCAACCCCGTCCCGGCCGACCGGCTCTACGGCGGCGGGCGCTTCGACGCGACGGAGGCCCGGCCCTACACCTACCTGTACGCGGGACTCGCGCCGGCGGCGGCGGTCTGCGAGTCGCTGCTGCGGTCGGTGCCGTTCGCCGCGGACGGCGGTCCCCGGGTGCTGCCGCGCACGGGCACCGTCCGCAAGCGCTGCACGTTCCTGAGGCTGGTCGCCGACGTCACGGTGGTGTCGCTGATGTCGGGCGCCGACCTCGCGGCCGTGGGACAGGACTCCTGGCTGGTGCAGGCCGAGGCCGCCGAGTATCCGTGGACGCGGAACTGGGGTCACTGGATCCGTGACCGGACCGAGCCGTGGGCGCAGGGCTTCGTCTGGCCGTCCAAGCGGGAACCCGCCGACCGGGTCGTGATCCTGTTCGGCGACCGGTGCGCGCCGGACACGGTGGCCGAGTCCGAGCCGGCCGTCGACTTCGGCACTGCCGACGGCGAGGACTGGCTGAACTCCGTCCTCGCGCCGTACCACGCGCGCGTCGCGCCCTGA
- a CDS encoding phytase, giving the protein MRTHRTPRKAAALALGAALLALLSAAPAGADDEDLPTVTPTSETPALYDDEAGGNSDADDPAIWRNAADPGHSLVIATAKKGGLRVYGLDARPVQSLPAPRPAAEGDAPGRFNNVDLVTGLSTPAGRTDVAVVSDRGNDRLRIYRIDPAKPGAPLTDVTDPAAVPVFSADQAEINEQRTAYGLATWQDKATGRSYALVSQRERTRLALVELTPTARGTVGYRKVRTLDLPASFRLPDGTTWSPCAEPGELPQVEGMVVDPATGTLYAGQEDVGIWRLRADLTDRPVLVEKVREYGVPGVYDETTEECTAGADPGFGGKRLTADVEGLTLFQESDGDGYLFASSQGDNTFAAYDREVSEDNEYEGGFRVGPASATLDGSEECDGAAVLNAPLGSRYPHGLLVVQDGHDTPETSDGEGGTRTATGFKFVDLADVVDAADL; this is encoded by the coding sequence GTGAGAACGCATCGCACACCGCGTAAAGCCGCCGCCCTCGCCCTGGGTGCCGCCCTGCTCGCCCTCCTGTCCGCCGCCCCGGCCGGGGCCGACGACGAGGACCTGCCGACGGTCACCCCGACCAGCGAGACCCCCGCCCTCTACGACGACGAGGCGGGCGGCAACTCCGACGCGGACGACCCCGCGATCTGGCGCAACGCGGCCGACCCCGGCCACAGCCTCGTCATCGCGACCGCGAAGAAGGGCGGCCTGCGCGTGTACGGCCTGGACGCCCGCCCGGTGCAGTCGCTGCCCGCGCCGCGCCCGGCGGCCGAGGGCGACGCCCCGGGCCGCTTCAACAACGTCGACCTCGTCACCGGCCTGAGCACTCCCGCCGGCCGGACCGACGTGGCCGTGGTCAGCGACCGGGGCAACGACCGGCTGCGGATCTACCGCATCGACCCGGCCAAGCCGGGCGCTCCGCTGACCGACGTCACCGACCCGGCCGCCGTCCCGGTCTTCTCCGCCGACCAGGCCGAGATCAACGAGCAGCGCACCGCGTACGGCCTCGCCACCTGGCAGGACAAGGCGACCGGCCGCTCCTACGCGCTGGTCAGCCAGCGCGAGCGGACCCGGCTCGCCCTCGTCGAACTGACCCCGACCGCACGCGGCACCGTCGGCTACCGCAAGGTCCGCACGCTCGACCTCCCGGCGTCGTTCCGCCTGCCCGACGGCACCACCTGGTCCCCCTGCGCCGAGCCCGGCGAACTCCCGCAGGTCGAGGGCATGGTGGTGGACCCCGCCACCGGCACCCTCTACGCCGGCCAGGAGGACGTCGGCATCTGGCGGCTGCGCGCCGACCTGACCGACAGGCCGGTCCTGGTGGAGAAGGTCCGCGAGTACGGCGTTCCCGGTGTCTACGACGAGACCACCGAGGAGTGCACGGCCGGCGCCGACCCCGGTTTCGGCGGCAAGCGGCTGACCGCCGACGTCGAGGGCCTGACCCTGTTCCAGGAGTCCGACGGGGACGGCTATCTCTTCGCCTCCAGCCAGGGCGACAACACCTTCGCCGCGTACGACCGCGAGGTGAGCGAGGACAACGAGTACGAGGGCGGCTTCCGCGTCGGCCCGGCCTCCGCGACGCTCGACGGATCGGAGGAGTGCGACGGCGCCGCCGTCCTGAACGCCCCGCTCGGCAGCCGCTACCCGCACGGCCTGCTGGTCGTCCAGGACGGCCACGACACTCCGGAGACCTCCGACGGCGAGGGCGGCACCCGCACGGCGACCGGCTTCAAGTTCGTCGACCTGGCCGACGTGGTCGACGCCGCCGACCTGTGA
- a CDS encoding MFS transporter, producing MTSSAPGGLFSAAYRACTLAVAALFVLVAFAGLALGTVMPLAVQDLDGLGLYGLAFGGFLTTGMVGTVLGGGSADRRGPAPVLSAGLLCFSGGALLCGTATSIAPFVLGRCVQGLGGGAVTVALYVVVGRVYPAALRPRMFSLVTACWIVPSMVGPPVAGAVAQHLSWAWVFHGIAALGVLALTLPAALLRRLPTTGGEDREEPDGLRLLPATAVALGAGLLQYAGAETGLRRAAAAAAGLVLLAVWVRPSLPAGSLRAARGIPSLVLLRGVTAGAYFTIETYIPLMLVNERQWSPGTAGMSLTGAALTWFAGSWLQGHPGLPLPRERVVLAGVLIHGAGTALTLCGTLRAMPAATVGAGLVIAGFGMGLLLPGIGVLTLEHSPAGRQGRNSASLQLSDNLCSVLLVGLCGALFNAAHVRVGQDTAAFAAVFALALAVTAAAVPIARRIAVPPTEEKKHATV from the coding sequence ATGACGTCGTCGGCCCCGGGCGGTCTGTTCTCGGCCGCCTACCGGGCGTGCACCCTCGCGGTGGCCGCCTTGTTCGTCCTCGTCGCGTTCGCCGGGCTCGCCCTCGGCACGGTGATGCCGCTCGCCGTCCAGGACCTCGACGGGCTCGGGCTGTACGGGCTCGCCTTCGGCGGGTTCCTCACCACCGGCATGGTGGGCACGGTGCTGGGCGGCGGCTCGGCCGACCGGCGGGGACCGGCGCCGGTGCTGTCCGCCGGACTGCTGTGCTTCTCCGGCGGCGCGCTGCTCTGCGGCACCGCCACCTCCATCGCCCCGTTCGTGCTGGGCCGGTGTGTCCAGGGGCTCGGCGGGGGAGCGGTCACCGTCGCGCTGTACGTGGTGGTCGGCCGGGTCTATCCGGCGGCCCTCAGGCCCCGGATGTTCTCCCTGGTCACCGCCTGCTGGATCGTTCCTTCCATGGTGGGGCCGCCGGTCGCCGGGGCGGTCGCCCAGCACCTGTCGTGGGCGTGGGTGTTCCACGGCATCGCGGCACTCGGCGTGCTGGCCCTGACCCTGCCCGCCGCGCTGCTGCGGCGGCTCCCGACGACCGGCGGCGAGGACCGGGAGGAGCCGGACGGGCTGCGGCTGCTGCCCGCGACGGCGGTCGCCCTCGGAGCCGGGCTGCTCCAGTACGCGGGAGCGGAGACCGGCCTCCGCCGGGCGGCGGCGGCCGCCGCCGGACTCGTACTGCTGGCCGTCTGGGTACGGCCGTCGCTGCCCGCCGGCAGCCTGCGCGCGGCGCGCGGCATACCGTCGCTGGTGCTGCTGCGCGGCGTCACGGCGGGCGCCTACTTCACCATCGAGACCTACATCCCGCTGATGCTGGTCAACGAACGCCAGTGGTCGCCCGGCACCGCCGGGATGTCGCTCACCGGCGCGGCCCTCACCTGGTTCGCCGGCTCCTGGCTGCAAGGGCACCCCGGGCTGCCGCTGCCCCGCGAGCGGGTGGTCCTCGCCGGCGTGCTGATCCACGGGGCGGGCACGGCCCTGACCCTCTGCGGCACCCTGCGGGCGATGCCCGCCGCGACCGTGGGCGCCGGGCTCGTGATCGCCGGGTTCGGCATGGGCCTGCTGCTGCCCGGCATCGGCGTCCTCACCCTCGAACACTCGCCCGCCGGCCGGCAGGGCCGCAACTCGGCCTCGCTGCAACTGTCCGACAACCTCTGCAGCGTGCTCCTGGTCGGCCTGTGCGGCGCGCTGTTCAACGCGGCGCATGTGCGCGTGGGACAGGACACCGCCGCCTTCGCCGCCGTGTTCGCCCTCGCCCTGGCGGTCACCGCCGCGGCCGTCCCGATCGCCCGCAGAATCGCTGTGCCCCCGACGGAGGAGAAGAAGCATGCGACGGTATGA
- a CDS encoding DUF4157 domain-containing protein, which translates to MRHTTESRRNTGPDREQARPSRSFHGPGTLPAAVVAAGRGRTPRAGSPAALQRAIGNAAVARMIERERDREGAGQSAVQAFGGGEASREDAVREAARTAGQGGSRLPDGVRTTMESAFGTTLDHIRVSVDEQAAASIGARAYTVGDNIVVQSASVLRDVETMAHEIHHTTQRDAPAGLSDPGDRWEREASDVGARVARGESVRHSAADDEEQRDGAVHRTAIQRRVGFEFESQWRVRDHNDLTPEDERRYQDEVSQRDAVIGAQILARMADRRQDSDLLDESEQSATGEELRNRWLTGEPGRYQATDEGRARLERARRESPGAYAAHVDFATLPLLQNGRIREAPIPGRDVPKMGTVGRGTGYRLTSDVSPTGGSALEWVTDPLTTRDELLQVMDEITQVSSALDARKDQESFPLREVDLGGFRASPGIMVFPLNGVLVYTPQMTAGFKLDQLPRLVKYLQVPDKKPLFITPGAFGRRKEARQDLHQDSLRTVDGIRRAAEARARDLPKEITGGAATDGLVGLATLIGSYLTYGAGLGDRANSKSIAGGLMSRTSFAHNFTLLPHATQLYYQAHPAEFASFVLEASGYDPADEQALVYPRSVEHGDAGHRVERRIPLTRHQWLMGMPAGKDLLRNYRHLSEEEKTEVDGNAEDWEHIHGSLGALGAVDDQVGRPGRQEGAVVAELRRMKDGLRTADLTPLTLAAFDLVERLNEGRSLTYKKRKR; encoded by the coding sequence ATGCGACACACCACCGAGTCCCGACGGAACACCGGCCCCGACCGCGAACAGGCCAGGCCCAGCAGGTCCTTTCACGGTCCCGGCACGCTCCCGGCCGCCGTGGTCGCGGCCGGACGCGGCCGGACGCCTCGGGCGGGTTCGCCGGCCGCCCTGCAACGAGCGATCGGGAACGCGGCCGTCGCGCGGATGATCGAGCGCGAGCGGGACCGGGAAGGAGCCGGCCAGAGCGCCGTGCAGGCGTTCGGCGGCGGTGAGGCGAGCCGGGAGGACGCCGTGCGGGAGGCCGCGAGGACTGCCGGGCAGGGCGGGAGCCGGCTGCCGGACGGTGTGCGTACGACCATGGAGAGCGCCTTCGGCACCACGCTCGACCACATCAGGGTCTCGGTCGACGAGCAGGCCGCCGCGAGCATCGGCGCCAGGGCGTACACCGTCGGCGACAACATCGTCGTCCAGAGCGCGAGCGTCCTGCGCGACGTCGAGACGATGGCCCACGAGATCCACCACACCACCCAGCGCGACGCCCCCGCAGGTCTCAGCGATCCCGGCGACAGATGGGAGCGCGAGGCGTCCGACGTCGGAGCCAGGGTCGCCCGCGGCGAGAGCGTCCGCCACAGCGCGGCCGACGACGAGGAGCAGCGGGACGGCGCCGTACACCGCACCGCGATCCAGCGCCGCGTCGGCTTCGAGTTCGAGTCGCAGTGGCGGGTGCGCGATCACAACGACCTGACCCCGGAGGACGAGCGGAGATACCAGGACGAGGTCTCGCAACGGGACGCCGTCATCGGTGCGCAGATCCTGGCGCGCATGGCCGACCGGAGACAGGACAGCGATCTCCTGGACGAGAGCGAGCAGAGCGCGACCGGCGAGGAGTTGAGGAACAGGTGGCTCACGGGCGAGCCCGGACGGTACCAGGCCACCGACGAGGGCCGGGCGCGGCTCGAGCGGGCACGGCGGGAGTCCCCCGGCGCGTACGCGGCACACGTGGACTTCGCCACCCTGCCTCTGCTCCAGAACGGCCGGATCAGGGAGGCGCCCATCCCCGGCCGTGACGTCCCCAAGATGGGCACCGTCGGCCGCGGCACGGGTTACCGGCTCACCTCGGACGTCAGCCCCACGGGCGGCTCGGCCCTGGAATGGGTGACCGATCCGCTCACCACGAGGGACGAACTGCTCCAGGTGATGGACGAGATCACGCAGGTGTCGAGCGCCCTGGACGCCCGGAAGGACCAGGAGTCCTTCCCGCTCCGGGAGGTCGACCTCGGCGGCTTCAGGGCGTCCCCCGGGATCATGGTGTTTCCGCTGAACGGCGTGCTCGTCTACACACCGCAGATGACCGCCGGGTTCAAGCTGGACCAGCTGCCCCGGCTGGTGAAGTACCTCCAAGTGCCGGACAAAAAGCCCCTGTTCATCACGCCCGGCGCCTTCGGGCGGCGCAAGGAGGCCAGGCAGGATCTGCACCAGGACAGCCTCCGCACGGTCGACGGCATCCGCCGGGCGGCCGAGGCGCGGGCCAGGGACCTCCCCAAGGAGATCACCGGCGGCGCCGCCACGGACGGACTGGTCGGCCTGGCCACCCTGATCGGCAGCTATCTGACGTACGGCGCCGGACTCGGGGACCGGGCGAACTCGAAGTCGATCGCCGGCGGTCTGATGTCCCGTACCTCCTTCGCGCACAACTTCACGCTGCTGCCCCATGCGACGCAGCTCTACTACCAGGCGCACCCGGCGGAGTTCGCCTCGTTCGTCCTCGAGGCATCCGGTTACGACCCGGCCGACGAGCAGGCCCTGGTGTACCCGAGGAGCGTCGAGCACGGCGACGCCGGTCACCGCGTCGAGCGGCGGATCCCGCTGACCCGCCACCAGTGGCTGATGGGCATGCCGGCCGGCAAGGACCTGCTGCGGAATTACAGGCACCTGAGCGAGGAGGAGAAGACCGAGGTCGACGGGAACGCGGAGGACTGGGAGCACATCCACGGCTCGCTCGGCGCGCTGGGCGCGGTGGACGACCAGGTGGGCAGGCCGGGCAGGCAGGAGGGCGCGGTGGTGGCCGAGCTGCGCCGGATGAAGGACGGTCTGCGCACCGCGGACCTCACCCCCCTCACCCTCGCCGCCTTCGATCTCGTCGAGCGCCTGAACGAGGGCAGGTCCCTCACGTACAAGAAGAGGAAGCGGTAG
- a CDS encoding glycoside hydrolase family 3 protein: MAATSHPDLMRLANSVLQPGFVGTTAPDWLLRRIGEGLRSVVLFGRNIVDPEQVRALTGSLRAENPDLIVAIDEEAGDVTRLEARNGSSWPGNLALGAVDDVDLTERVARDIGRALREAGVSLNYAPSADVNSNPANPVIGVRSFGSRTDVVARHTAAWVRGLQSAGVAACAKHFPGHGDTSVDSHHGLPRVTADAASIARIALPPFVAAMEAGVRTVMTAHMLAPAFDEEWPATLSDRVIGDLLRKELGFTGLVVTDGIEMAAVSDRYGIEGATVRAVTAGCDAVCVGGESAEAATTERLADALVAAVLDGTLPEERLAEAAGRVEEFAAWSAGLVRAATADETAGGIGLVAARRAVTVHRNPAAGVRFPLAGDPHVVELSPVTNLAIDGSTPWGVAEPLRALRPGTTSVRIGEYDLTDDPGLLEREALTPAAGRALVVVVRDTARCPWMARALATLVRHRPDALVVEMGVPGGERPGAVHVITHGATRVSGIAAAELLVGAG, encoded by the coding sequence ATGGCCGCCACCAGCCACCCGGACCTCATGCGACTGGCCAACTCCGTGCTCCAGCCGGGGTTCGTCGGAACCACCGCACCGGACTGGCTGCTCCGCAGGATCGGCGAGGGCCTGCGCTCCGTCGTGCTGTTCGGCCGCAACATCGTGGACCCCGAGCAGGTCCGGGCGCTCACCGGGTCGCTGCGCGCCGAGAACCCCGACCTCATCGTGGCCATCGACGAGGAGGCCGGGGACGTCACCCGCCTGGAGGCCCGCAACGGCTCCTCCTGGCCCGGCAACCTGGCCCTCGGCGCCGTCGACGACGTCGATCTCACCGAGCGGGTCGCCCGGGACATCGGCCGTGCGCTGCGCGAGGCCGGCGTCTCCCTGAACTACGCGCCCAGCGCCGACGTCAACTCCAACCCGGCGAACCCGGTGATCGGCGTGCGCTCCTTCGGCTCCCGCACCGACGTGGTGGCCCGTCACACCGCGGCCTGGGTCCGCGGCCTGCAGTCGGCCGGTGTCGCCGCCTGCGCCAAGCACTTCCCCGGGCACGGTGACACCAGCGTCGACTCCCACCACGGCCTCCCGCGGGTGACGGCGGACGCCGCCAGCATCGCGCGGATCGCGCTGCCGCCCTTCGTCGCCGCGATGGAGGCGGGCGTCCGCACTGTCATGACCGCGCACATGCTGGCTCCCGCCTTCGACGAGGAGTGGCCCGCCACGCTCAGCGACCGCGTCATCGGCGACCTGCTCCGCAAGGAACTCGGCTTCACCGGCCTGGTGGTCACGGACGGCATCGAGATGGCCGCGGTCTCCGACCGCTACGGCATCGAGGGCGCGACCGTGAGAGCGGTGACCGCGGGGTGCGACGCGGTGTGCGTCGGCGGCGAGAGCGCGGAGGCCGCCACGACGGAACGGCTCGCGGACGCGCTCGTCGCGGCCGTCCTCGACGGCACCCTGCCCGAGGAACGGCTCGCCGAAGCGGCCGGCCGGGTCGAGGAGTTCGCCGCCTGGTCCGCCGGGCTGGTCCGCGCGGCCACGGCGGACGAGACGGCCGGCGGCATCGGACTCGTCGCCGCCCGGCGCGCGGTCACCGTCCACCGGAACCCGGCCGCAGGCGTCCGGTTCCCGCTGGCGGGCGACCCGCACGTGGTGGAGCTGTCGCCGGTCACCAACCTCGCCATCGACGGCAGTACGCCGTGGGGCGTGGCCGAGCCCCTGCGGGCCCTGCGCCCGGGCACCACGTCGGTGCGGATCGGCGAGTACGACCTCACCGACGACCCCGGCCTCCTGGAGCGGGAGGCGCTCACTCCCGCCGCCGGCCGGGCCCTCGTCGTCGTGGTCCGCGACACCGCCCGCTGCCCGTGGATGGCGCGGGCCCTGGCCACCCTGGTCCGCCACCGGCCCGACGCCCTGGTCGTGGAGATGGGGGTCCCGGGCGGCGAACGCCCCGGCGCGGTCCACGTGATCACCCACGGCGCGACCCGGGTCTCGGGCATCGCGGCCGCCGAACTCCTCGTCGGGGCCGGCTGA